Proteins encoded within one genomic window of Rhododendron vialii isolate Sample 1 chromosome 1a, ASM3025357v1:
- the LOC131326740 gene encoding ankyrin repeat-containing protein ITN1-like — MTTARQRGERNIGEREDGIRERMQSKRETWKDTTVLEEWLCDAAIRGDVDSLKEIMTIDGHILHKVLVGNFKGKNPLHIATSTGQTKFVEELLNYKQDLAHAVDKELGTALHIASSKGHLDIVEHLVKVSPEMCVARDREGNNPLHIAAMNGNDEVLKVLLRTNPRAALLLVDRGDNILHLCVNYNQLASLKLLLDVIGDEFASSTDVNGNNILHLAVFGKRCEIIKYLLPERPMKEKNEGSELGQLKDVNARNGSGWTALDIHSRVVESESEKSEDEKSESEKSEDEKSTSYHDIGDVLRASGVNKSDKLFFPFDPYWEKKKNETLMIVSSLMATILFQVGIIPPGSVWADSSPEHKAGKAIIAYTNPRAYSYLMFFNTVGFLLSLTTIFELIVVLPTKIKAFGFIRAGVSWLTIMIMAFAYTFSVFIVSPTEMYKSVNLVIFVTAIVWAVGISFLHVLPYKVQSKLLGVIVCPLNATVKVLLCFARILFGCFECCFGCLAVCLACLAACATAPALATICKWAADSESPPSTPTVQSAGDTASPPIGAVSQNDSRIVSIQE; from the exons ATGACGACAGCGCGACAGAGAGGGGAGAGGAATATCGGAGAGAGGGAAGACGGGATAAGAGAGAGGATGCAGAGCAAGAGAGAGACATGGAAGGACACAACAGTTCTAGAGGAATGGCTCTGTGATGCAGCAATAAGAGGGGATGTAGATTCACTCAAGGAAATAATGACAATAGATGGACACATTCTGCATAAAGTTTTGGTCGGAAAtttcaaagggaaaaatccTCTTCACATTGCTACATCAACAGGGCAAACAAAATTTGTTGAAGAACTTTTGAATTATAAACAAGATCTTGCTCATGCTGTAGACAAGGAACTAGGCACGGCCCTTCACATAGCATCCTCTAAGGGGCATTTAGATATTGTGGAACATTTAGTGAAAGTTAGCCCTGAGATGTGCGTGGCTCGTGATCGAGAAGGTAATAATCCTCTTCATATCGCTGCCATGAATGGTAATGACGAAGTATTGAAGGTGCTGCTTCGAACCAACCCCCGCGCAGCTCTACTTTTGGTGGATCGAGGTGACAATATTTTGCATTTGTGTGTAAACTATAATCAACTTGCAAGTCTGAAACTACTGCTAGACGTGATTGGAGATGAATTCGCAAGTTCTACTGATGTTAACGGCAACAACATATTGCATCTCGCTGTTTTTGGTAAACGATGTGAG ATTATCAAATATCTGCTACCTGAGAGGCCgatgaaagaaaaaaacgaaGGCAGTGAGCTTGGTCAACTAAAAGATGTGAATGCAAGAAATGGAAGTGGGTGGACAGCGTTGGATATTCATTCCCGAGTAGTAGAGAGTGAATCTGAGAAGAGTGAAGATGAGAAGAGTGAATCTGAGAAGAGTGAAGATGAGAAGAGTACGTCCTATCATGATATCGGAGACGTCCTACGTGCTTCTGGGGTTAATAAATCCGACaaactttttttcccatttgatCCCTAttgggagaagaagaaaaatgaaacattAATGATTGTATCATCGCTGATGGCGACGATTTTATTCCAAGTCGGGATCATCCCTCCCGGCAGTGTTTGGGCCGACAGTTCACCAGAACACAAAGCCGGAAAAGCTATAATTGCTTACACCAATCCCAGAGCGTATTCCTACTTAATGTTTTTCAACACGGTAGGATTCCTTTTGTCTTTGACTACAATCTTCGAGCTCATTGTCGTTCTGCCAACGAAAATAAAGGCTTTTGGGTTTATCCGAGCTGGGGTCTCGTGGTTGACAATCATGATCATGGCGTTCGCTTATACGTTTTCCGTCTTCATTGTCTCGCCCACGGAGATGTATAAGTCTGTAAACCTTGTCATTTTCGTTACTGCTATAGTGTGGGCTGTTGGGATATCATTTCTCCACGTACTACCATACAAGGTtcaatccaaactacttggcgTGATAGTATGCCCACTAAATGCGACAGTTAAGGTGCTACTATGTTTTGCAAGAATTTTGTTTGGATGTTTCGAATGTTGTTTTGGCTGTTTGGCTGTATGTTTAGCCTGTTTGGCTGCATGTGCTACCGCACCAGCATTGGCAACAATTTGCAAGTGGGCTGCAGATTCGGAATCACCACCAAGTACTCCTACTGTCCAGTCGGCTGGAGATACGGCCTCACCACCAATTGGTGCAGTTAGCCAGAACGACTCGAGGATTGTTTCGATtcaggagtaa
- the LOC131298949 gene encoding ankyrin repeat-containing protein At5g02620-like has translation MMAAGEEVWISRKREYMTRREDKERERERAQQIEREERNIESEEQRIGRKRETWKDRTEEWLCDAAMRGDIESLKEIMKIDYYILDRVLVGSFKGKNPLHIATSTGQKEFVLELLEYKQDLAKAVDTELGTALHIASSKGYLDIVELLVEVSPEMCAARDREGNNSLHIAAIKGNVEVLQLLLRTNPYAARVMVDQGDNILHLCVKYNQLVGLELLLDKVGNEEFVKSTDINGNNILHLAVFFKRYEIIKYLLLERPKEKKGVNKLGQLIDVNARNGSGWTALDIHSRIAKSEDNIREYCDIKDILRESGVKKSNKLFFPFDPYWQKKKKDTLMIVSSLMATMSFQVGINPPGGVWDQSSPEHEAGKARIAYTNSKAYPYLVYFNTIGFLLSLTTILELIVVLPTQKRAFGFIRAGISWLTIMIMAFAYTFSVIIVSPPAMYKPVNLVILTTVIVWAVVISFLRVLPFHAQFLLLSGLLVIPMELIALGPVPFVILLVFLYSKFYGGFVKLYKLLAQRGTKPTESTDQSTGETAPPPNPTAASQNDSTSVSIRE, from the exons ATGATGGCAGCGGGAGAGGAAGTTTGGATTTCCAGAAAGAGAGAGTACATGACAAGAAGGGAGGataaggagagggagagagagcgcgcccaacagatagagagagaggagaggaatATAGAAAGTGAAGAACAGAGGATAGGGCGCAAGAGAGAGACATGGAAGGACAGAACAGAGGAATGGCTCTGTGATGCAGCAATGAGAGGGGATATAGAATCACTAAAGGAAATAATGAAAATAGATTATTATATTCTGGATAGAGTTTTGGTGGGAAGTTTTAAAGGGAAAAATCCTCTTCACATAGCTACATCAACAGGGCAGAAAGAATTTGTTCTAGAACTTTTGGAGTATAAACAAGATCTTGCTAAAGCTGTAGACACGGAACTAGGCACGGCCCTTCACATAGCTTCCTCTAAGGGGTATTTAGATATTGTGGAACTTTTAGTGGAAGTTAGCCCTGAGATGTGCGCGGCTCGTGATCGAGAAGGTAATAACTCTCTTCATATCGCTGCCATAAAAGGTAATGTCGAAGTATTACAGCTGTTGCTTCGAACAAACCCCTACGCAGCTCGAGTTATGGTGGATCAAGGTGACAATATTTTGCACTTGTGTGTAAAGTATAATCAGCTTGTGGGTCTGGAACTACTGCTAGACAAGGTTGGAAATGAAGAATTCGTCAAGTCTACTGATATCAATGGCAACAACATATTGCATCTCgctgttttttttaaacgatATGAG ATTATCAAATATCTACTGCTTGAGcggccaaaagaaaaaaaaggtgtcAATAAGCTTGGCCAATTAATAGATGTGAATGCAAGAAATGGAAGTGGGTGGACGGCGCTGGATATTCATTCCCGAATAGCAAAGAGTGAAGATAACATTCGTGAGTATTGTGATATAAAAGACATCCTACGTGAATCTGGGGTTAAAAAGTCCAACAAACTGTTTTTCCCATTTGATCCTTAttggcagaagaagaaaaaggatacATTGATGATTGTATCATCGTTGATGGCGACGATGTCATTTCAAGTCGGGATCAACCCCCCCGGCGGTGTTTGGGATCAAAGTTCACCAGAACATGAAGCCGGAAAAGCTAGAATTGCTTATACCAATTCCAAAGCGTATCCGTATTTAGTGTATTTCAACACAATAGGATTCCTTTTGTCTTTGACTACAATCTTAGAGCTCATTGTTGTTTTGCCAACGCAAAAAAGGGCTTTTGGGTTTATTCGAGCTGGGATCTCGTGGTTGACGATCATGATCATGGCTTTCGCTTATACATTTTCCGTCATCATCGTCTCGCCCCCGGCAATGTATAAGCCCGTAAACCTTGTCATTTTGACTACTGTTATAGTGTGGGCCGTTGTGATATCGTTTCTCCGCGTACTACCATTCCATGCCCAATTTCTACTACTTAGCGGACTGCTAGTAATTCCAATGGAATTGATAGCTCTGGGGCCAGTTCCTTTTGTAATTTTGCTTGTATTTTTATATAGTAAATTTTATGGAGGTTTCGTTAAATTATATAAATTATTGGCACAACGTGGAACTAAGCCCACTGAAAGCACTGATCAGTCGACTGGAGAGACGGCCCCACCACCAAATCCGACTGCAGCTAGCCAGAACGACTCCACGAGTGTTTCCATCCGGGAGTAA